DNA from Fibrobacter sp. UWB15:
AATATGTTTTCAAGAGTTGATGTTTGTGACATGTATGCTCCTTTTAGTCAACGGGAACGAATTCACCGGTGTCGCCTTCAATCCAACGGTAGTTTTGCATTTTCGTTGTAATGTGTAAAGTCTGAATCGCCTCTTCAGGCATGTCTGCAAGGGCGTTAGCGTCGATAATGACGTCGAGATCGCCAATGTCCTCTGATGCAGAAACGGTGAAGACTCTTTGTCTTGCGTTAGCAATCAGATCCGTCAATGCCTTTTTTTCGGCTGTAGCGACTTCGTTGTTTTCTGAGAGCGACTCGTTAATGGTCTTTAATACCGCTGTTGTTGTGTCGTTTGCAGACTTTTGATTTTTACCAGAAGTATAAAGTGTGTCTTGAATTCTGCTAATCAGGATTTCTTTCTTGGTGCTATCGGCAAGAATTTCTTTGGCATTCCTGGACAGATTCGGTTCAAGTTTGGCGTAGAGATTTTCAGCGACGGTTCGGTTGGCTGTACGGTTCAGCACTTTGGGCGTGAATTTCGCTTCTTTGGCCAATGTTGCATCGTTTGACTCTGTGAGGCTTTTCTTTAGCATCACCGGGTTAGAATAGCTGTTAATGGCATAACGCAAAGTGATGTCCACTTCTGACATGACGGCGTTTGGAAGCTGCAGGTACTTGAGAGTGTTGTCGGTTCTGTACTGCTCGGCAAGTTGGCTAGTGGTAAGATTGCTTTTGTGCTGAGCACTGTCAAGCGAATCGAGAATAGATGCGATAACTGAATTTAACTTAGGCATAGTTTTTTTTAAGATGCTCCCGGACTGGATTTTACTCCAGTCCGGGAAATGTTTATGAAGTTAGGTTAGCGTTAGGCTTGGGGATTGTTTTCGATGGCCTTGACTTCGTTGATGAGAATTTCTCCCTTAACTTCCTGCTTGTTGTTGATCTTGGCAGAGAGTTCCAAGGTCATCGGCGGCAGCGGCTTGCCGTCTTCGATGGAGAAGTACAGTGTCGTGTTGCCGTTGGGGAGAGTGATATTGGTGCCAGCTGCGACAGGCTTTCTAATGTGATCGTAGGTGACCACAAGGTTGTCGAAGCTATCGCCAGTTGCGGTAACCGGCTTGATAGAGAGCGATGCGTTCTTGGCAAGCAAGCCGCTGGCATTCGTAACCGAGATGGTACAGGACTGTTCTTCGCCCGGAATCGGAGTAATTTCGCTCTTTTCAACATCGATCTTGCCGTCGATACCGGCGTCACCCATAGCAGACATAGTGAGAATGTTCAGAACCGTGGCAAGACCGGCCGGAACGTCAGCCTGCTTTGCGTGAACGTGAACATCCTGCGTGTATTCTACGGAGTAGCGGGATTCAGACGTTGCCTTGGAATCCTTTTTGCTGGAGTAGTTGGCCTTTGCGGTAATAGAAAGGCTGAACGGACCCCAACCAAGCTTTGCCTTGGCTTCGCCGCCGACATCGAGAGCGGTAGATTCGGAATTCTCGGTGCAAGACGAAGATGAGGCGTTGATGGATGCCTTGAAATCGATGCTGATATCATCAATCACAATCATAGGGATCGGAACGATCGTCAGAATAGGAACGATCATGGTGGTGAGATTACCGTCTTTCTGGTAGGTGAACGTCACGTTGACGGCTTCCTTGTGGCCATCAGAAGTGGTGTTCAAGCCGACTTGCTGGATGAACTCCCAAGAGGACTTTGCTGCCATTGCCTGCGCGGAAATCGCGGCCTGCAACGGTCCGCCAATAAGGGCGCTGTAATCAATACCGTTCAACATGTTCTGTGCAACGGTTCCTGCTGTTGTATCTATTGCCATATAAGTCTCCTTTTTAGACTGGTTTAAAGTAGGCTTTTTGTAATTTATAAATAATTTTCATAATTTGTCATATTATAAAAATAACGTATTTGTAAGTAATATTTAGAACAAAGTTGCAAGTGTGATTACAGATGTTTTAACAATGTATTACTTTGTATATAAAAGTGTTATTTGTTTGTAAAAATATTTTTCCTTGTTTTGTCCAAGTTTTTTACAAAAAAATCCCCGGTTTTATCCGGGGTGATTTTAAATGTAATGCGTTGTAATTACAATGATTTTTGTTTTTAGAATTCAAACATGTATCCAGCGCCCCACAGGAGCTTCTTGGTGTCATGTTCAATGAATTTCTTCGTGGGAATGCTAATTTGTGTGTAAAATCCGTACAGGTGAGACCAGAGCTCTATAGAGATATCTCCGATTTCTTTGTAGTTGTAGGGGTATAGTGTAGGGCCGTTAGCCTTGTTGATTTCCTTGTGCATTTCGTTGGAAGCTCTAGCGTATTCGTATCCGCCGCTAAGGCCTGCGTCAAGGTGAAAGGGGTTGCCGTAAAAGAAGGTCCAGAGCAGGCTTCCCCGAATGCCACACCAAAAGTCGTTTTTATTGTGGATGTAGCCCATTCCCTGTGCGCGGAATATGACTTCTTTATAGCCGATACCGGCGACGGCAACAATCGGGGTCTGGTTTCTTATTCCCAGGCCGGCGTTAAAACGCCAGTTGTCTGCGTGGCTAAAAACGGCCAAAAAAAGAACGAATAGGAGCGTACAAAAAAAACGAGGGCGAAACATAGTTCAAATATAGCCAAAAGTTATCCATATACTCGCAAAAACCTGTTTTTATTCCTATATTGTTTTGCATATAACTCGGCTCGCTGTAGCACGGGCCACAAAAAAGGAATCAATATGAAGATGAAATCAATTATCAAGGCTTGCGCATTCGCTTGCGCTTTTGTCGCTCCTGCAATGGCAGAAGGAGGCATGTTCGAAGGAGCTCTTCCGGAAAACTGGACTGCCGACGTTGTCGCAGCTGTTCGCTATAACTGGTACAACTTCAGCAATTGGCAGAAGGATGGTACCTCGAACTACACTTGGCTCGTAACTTACGATGCCGATGTTCAGGGTAAGTGGAAGGTCGCCAACTGGCGTAACCTCATCGATATTGACCTCGGTCAGACTTGGACTAAGGGCGTGGGTAAGCGCAAGTCCAACGACCGCCTGTTCTGGGAATCGATGCTCGACTTCAACATGACCGAAGTCCTGAAGCCCTACATCGGTAACCGCTTCGAAACCCAGTTCATGAAGGGTTATGAATACAGCGAAGACGAAGATGGCAACGAAGTCAGAACCGCCATTTCCAGTTTCATGGATCCGGCTTACGAAACTCAGCTTGCCGGTCTTGCTTACGTTCCGAACGAAAACTTCTCTCAGCGCATTGGCTTTGCTAACCGTATGACCATTTCTAACGGTTACGGCTACGCCGACGACAAGGATACCGAAAAGTTCGAAAAGTTCCGTGACGAACCCGGTCTTGAATCTATCACTGAAGCTAAGTACGCCTTCTCTGACATCGTGAGCTTCAAGACCCGTCTGTGGGCCTTCTGCAACTTCGAAGGTGTCGAAAAGATCGACGGCCTTTGGGAAAACTTGCTCTCTGTGATGATTGCACCGCTCGTTGAACTCCAGCTTGGCTTCGATATGGCCTACGACTGGGATCTCGACGAAGACACGCAGTACAAGAGCATGGTGCTCTTCGGCTTGACCTGGCGCTGGTTCTAACTAATGAGACTGGGCTGGCTGCAAATAAGTCGGTACTTACCATTGGCCAGCCCTCTCGCGTCTTTTATGTCATCCCCGCGTAGGCGGGGATCTCCTATGAAAAAATCCTCGGCTTGAACCGAGGATTTTTTTATTCAATATTTTGTTTTATTTCTCTAGATCCGCTTTCATGGCGCGGATGGCGTTGCCGCGGTGGCTGATGCCTTTCTTTTCTGCAAGTTCCATCTGCGCGAAAGTGCGGTCGAATCCGTCGGGAACGAATAGCGGGTCGTAGCCGAATCCCATGTCGCCTGCGGGGGCGAAGTTGATTTGCCCGCGGCACTCGCCTTCATAAATTTTCGGTTCGCTCACAGTCCACTTGCCGTCGACTTCGCCGACTTTCTGGTAAGAAAGTGCACAGAAGTAGCGGGCGGTGCGGTCCTTGACGCCTTCGAGCTTTTGCATGAGTTTGTCGTTGTTCGCCTGGTCGTTGCCATGGTAGCCGCAGTAGCGGGCGCTGTAAATGCCAGGTTCGCCGTTCAAAGCGAATACTTCCAAGCCGGAATCGTCGGCAAGAACGCTTGCCTCAATCTTCTTTTCGCAGAGCCACTTGGCTACGGTGCTGGACTTGATGATGGCGTTAGCTTCAAAGGAATCTCCGTCTTCAACAATGTCCCCTTCAAAGCCGATGTCCTTGAGGGTCTTGAATTCCTTGTTCTCGGTTCCAAGGATGTGCGCAAAATCCCTAATCTTTCCAGGATTTCCCGTCGCGATAACAAACAAATGTTTCATCTTAAAAGATCTCTCGTCTTTCGTCTGTAGGCTCATTGAGCCGTTCTTTTGTC
Protein-coding regions in this window:
- a CDS encoding DUF3078 domain-containing protein, translating into MKMKSIIKACAFACAFVAPAMAEGGMFEGALPENWTADVVAAVRYNWYNFSNWQKDGTSNYTWLVTYDADVQGKWKVANWRNLIDIDLGQTWTKGVGKRKSNDRLFWESMLDFNMTEVLKPYIGNRFETQFMKGYEYSEDEDGNEVRTAISSFMDPAYETQLAGLAYVPNENFSQRIGFANRMTISNGYGYADDKDTEKFEKFRDEPGLESITEAKYAFSDIVSFKTRLWAFCNFEGVEKIDGLWENLLSVMIAPLVELQLGFDMAYDWDLDEDTQYKSMVLFGLTWRWF
- a CDS encoding DUF2589 domain-containing protein, with the translated sequence MAIDTTAGTVAQNMLNGIDYSALIGGPLQAAISAQAMAAKSSWEFIQQVGLNTTSDGHKEAVNVTFTYQKDGNLTTMIVPILTIVPIPMIVIDDISIDFKASINASSSSCTENSESTALDVGGEAKAKLGWGPFSLSITAKANYSSKKDSKATSESRYSVEYTQDVHVHAKQADVPAGLATVLNILTMSAMGDAGIDGKIDVEKSEITPIPGEEQSCTISVTNASGLLAKNASLSIKPVTATGDSFDNLVVTYDHIRKPVAAGTNITLPNGNTTLYFSIEDGKPLPPMTLELSAKINNKQEVKGEILINEVKAIENNPQA
- the rdgB gene encoding RdgB/HAM1 family non-canonical purine NTP pyrophosphatase codes for the protein MKHLFVIATGNPGKIRDFAHILGTENKEFKTLKDIGFEGDIVEDGDSFEANAIIKSSTVAKWLCEKKIEASVLADDSGLEVFALNGEPGIYSARYCGYHGNDQANNDKLMQKLEGVKDRTARYFCALSYQKVGEVDGKWTVSEPKIYEGECRGQINFAPAGDMGFGYDPLFVPDGFDRTFAQMELAEKKGISHRGNAIRAMKADLEK